CTTGAAAAATTGGGCTACAAGGTAGAAACTGAAGCTTATTTTGATACGATTAAAGTATTTGTCGACGAAGACGAGAAACGTTTGAGAATGGAAGCCCTTGCCAATGGTATCAACTTCCGTTATTATGAAGACTACCGTTATATTGGTATTTCGTTGGACGAAACTTGTACTTTAGAAGATGTAGAAACGATTATTTATGTATTTGAGAAAATCGGTAAAAAAGAGGTAGAATTACCAACCCTTTTCGACCAAGTAGATTTTGCATTTCCTGCATCGTTGAAACGTGAGAGTACTTATTTGACACACCCTGTTTTCAATAGCTACCATTCTGAACATGAAATGTTACGCTATTTGAAGCAACTCGAAAACAAAGACCTTTCAATGGTGCATTCAATGATTTCGTTGGGCTCGTGTACCATGAAGTTGAATGCTACTACCGAAATGATTCCTGTAACTTGGAAGGAATTTGGTAATGTACACCCATTTGCTCCCAAAAATCAGGTAAGTGGTTATTTGAAAATGATTGAAGACCTCAACGCTTGGTTGTCCGAAATTACGGGTTTTGCCCAAATGTCGTTCCAACCAAACTCTGGTGCTCAAGGCGAATATGCTGGCTTGATGGTTATTCGTGCTTACCACGAGTCAAGAGGTGATTTTCATCGCAATGTAGCCCTTATTCCATCATCGGCACATGGTACAAACCCAGCATCGGCTGTTATGGCAGGAATGAAGGTAGTTGTTACTAAATGTGACGAAAATGGCAATATCGATGTGGCCGACCTTCGTGCAAAAGCTGAACAGTATGCCGATACGTTGTCGTGTTTGATGGTTACGTATCCATCTACCCACGGGGTATTTGAAGAATCTATCAAAGAAATCTGTGCTTTGATTCATGAAAATGGTGGTCAAGTATACATGGATGGTGCCAATATGAATGCTCAAGTAGGGTTAACGTCGCCTGCCACTATCGGAGCAGACGTTTGTCATTTAAACCTACACAAAACATTCTGTATTCCACACGGTGGTGGTGGCCCAGGCATGGGTCCAATCGGCGTAGCTGCACACTTAGCACCATTCTTGCCTTCGCACGCAGTAGTAAAAGACTCGGGTGGTAAATTGGGTATTTCGGCGGTATCGGCTGCACCTTACGGCTCAGCTAGTATTTTGACGATTCCTTATGCCTATATTGCCTTGATGGGTGGCGATGGCCTAACACGTGCTACAGAAACAGCTATTTTGAATGCTAACTATATCAAAGCTCGTTTAGAATCATACTATCCTGTACTTTACACAGGTTCGGAAGGACGTTGTGCTCACGAAATGATTTTGGACTGCCGTCCATTCAAGCTATCGGCAGGTGTGGAAGCAGAAGATATTGCAAAACGTTTGATGGACTACGGTTTCCATGCTCCAACTCTTTCTTTCCCTGTAGCTGGTACGTTGATGATTGAGCCTACTGAATCTGAATCTAAAGCTGAATTAGACCGTTTCTGCGATGCTATGATTGCTATTCGTACCGAAATCGCTGAGGTAGAAAATGGTACAGCCGATAAAGCTAGCAATGTATTGAAACACGCCCCACATACTCAGTCGGTAGTTTTGACAGAGGAGTGGACTCGCCCGTACACTCGTGAGAAAGCAGTATTCCCATTGGCTTACGTAAAAGCAAACAAATTCTGGCCAACTGTTTCAAGAATTGATTCAGCATTTGGCGACCGTAACTTAGTTTGTGCTTGCGTCCCTATTGAAGAATATGCACAATAGTGATGTTATTTATTGAGTGATTTTATTTATTGAGTGATTTAGTGAGTTGTGATTTAGTGATTTAGCGAATTAGCGAATTAGTGAATTAGTGAATTAGTGAATTAGTGAATTAGTGAATTAGTGAATTAGTGAATTAGTGAATTAGTGAATAGGCCGAACGCCATCTCTATATTTTGAGTTCTTCAAATACTAACTTTTTTCAAAAAAATCACTCAATAAATAAAATCACTAATTCGCTAAATCACAACTCACTAACTCACTAAATAACATCACTAAATCACAACTCACTAAATCACTCAATAAATAACATCACTAATCTTTCAACGAAATACCATCATTGTACCTTTTAGCTCAAGGCTTGGCATATTAGGAAATGGAATAATATGATAGTTATAAGCTCCAGCAGGAAGTTGTTTTCCACCTTGTGTGCCGTCGAAAGGGGTATAAATTCCTTTTGAATAAAAAATTACACCTCCCCATCGGTCATATATTTTCACCTCAGCTTCTGGATAAGCATTGATACCTGACAATACCCAAAAATCATTGACGTTATCATTGTTAGGCGAAAACGCATCGGGTATCCATATTTTCTCAAAAACCACTACATTAACATCGGCCTCATCCTGACAACCATAAGGACTTTTTACTCGTAAGGTATACGTAGTGGTAGCATCGGGTTTTGCCTGTGGTGTTGCTAGTGTAGCATCGTTTAAATAGCTATTAGGCAACCATTCATACAAATAGCCAGGGTCGGTAATATTACTTTGTAATATTGTAAATGCACCTTTCCACATAAATATGTCTCCAGCAAATTCTACCTCTGGTATACGCTGAATAACAACCTTTTGAGAAACCGTTCCATTCAAACACGTCAATGCACCTGATATTTGGTATTTTACCTCGTGTGTTCCAATACCCAATTTGGCGTAATCAAAAGTAGAAGCAGGCTGTTCATTCACCCTAAAAACCCCTCCTACTGGTAAACCCACCAAAGGCACTGCCGCATGATTAGTACCACATACTGATGGAATAGAAGTGATGGATGGTTGTACTTGGTTTTCAAAAGTAGCCATAAATGGCGATGACTCTACGGTACAATTGTCAGAATCTTGCACCTTTACCGAATAAGTCCCATTACTTGTAATAGCAAGTTTGGCCGTAATTTCGGGCAATACAACACCATCTTTTTTCCATTCATAAGTAGTAAAACCAGTGCTTGCTTCTAAGCTAGCTGGCTGACCTATACAAAACTCGTTGCCTCCTGTACTTGATGTTATTTTAGGTTCTGGATTATTGACCTTTACTACAACTGACTCCACAATATTGGGACAACCATTATTTTGGGGTAATGAATAAGTAACCGTATGTGAACCCACTCCAGCAGCAGAAGGTGAAAACGCCCCCACCGTGGTATTGACAATACCCGTACCAGCAAAAATACCTCCTGTAGGGTTGGCATTAATATTGAAGGTAGGAACGGAAGTAGCACATACCGCAGGAACTGGCGTTATGACTGGATTGAGTGGAGGAAAATACGATATTTTATAAGGAGCAGATGTGGTTACACAGCCTGTTGTTTGGTCTATTACTTCTAAAGTATAATCACCTTCTTCTTTTGCATTGAGTGTTGGTACTGTGACGTTCAAAGCTCCAGCATTTAGCCTCCAGTTGTAGTACACACCTGTTTCAATATTGCCATTTAATACCAAAGCATCGCCTTTACATATCTGATGCACTGGATTGGCTGGAGTAATAATAGAAGGAGGAGATGTAAGATTGACAACTGTTACGGTATTAAACACAACATTTGCTCCACCCGACTTTGGAACGGCAATCAACCGATAATCACCCGCATCGCTTGTACTTAAATCATACGAATTAGCGGTACTACTTCCATTTCTATAGCTAGACCAAGAATTTGAGGTTACATCAAAAATTTGCCAGCTAAATCCTGTATAATCATTGGGGTTGTTTATATAAAGTCTAATAGAACCATTGGGACAAATACCACGGCCATCTTTTTCTATTGTCTGAGAAAACACGTTACTAGCCGATATTACTAGAAGTACCGCAAAGAAAACGTATTTCGCTTTTTTTAACATCATATTAAAAATATTCACTAGCAAACTGATAATCAACTAGAAAGTAAATTTACTTGAAATAACGTTGTGATACAATCAATTATTTTGATGACACTGGTGTTTAGGCATTCATGTATTTTCAATGGATTCTATCATTCATTGAAAATACCATAAACTATTTTGAAAATGAAAGCTTTTACCAAAAAGAAACCCCTAAGCCATAGACTTGAGGGGTTTGCTAATATGGGATAAGATTGGGTCTTCGCTCGCGATGAAAACTTCCTATACTTTTGGTCCCATTTATTCTTATTATCGTTGCTATAATGATAAAATCATTATAGGTAAATTATCTTCCTATTCTTTGAATTGCTATTGGGATACAGATAAGTGGCCCACATTCACAAGTTACAGCTTGAATCGTTACAGTCTTATCGGTAAAGCAATTATTTGTATTGAATACCCGAATAGTGTACGTTTTATCCGTAGTTGGGTTAGTAATATTCGACAGCAACATACCATTGGAAGGAATAACGGTAGCATTAGCAAAAGTTTTTCCTCCGGTATAAGTGCTTCCTTCTACTATATCGTATTTATTGATAGTATCAAAACCGATAATTTTGATATAGCCATTGTTGGCTGGAGTATTGTTATTACAAGTAGAATTAGCTAACACTGGCACAAATACTGGTTTTTCGTAAACCGTTACCGAACTTGTGGCAGTAGCAGTACATCCATTGTTATTCACTGTTACTTCATACACACCTTGCCCTGCTTTTGGTAAGTGGGTTAGTTGTGGGTTTTGAGCCGTCGAAGTAAATCCGTTTGGCCCTGTCCAGCTATATGAAGTTCCGCCTGTTGCCGTCAAAGTAATACTACCCTCTTCACAAGTACTACCACCTGTTGCTGTAGCTGTCGTAGTATTTTTGGTAACACTTACTGAAGTAGTAGCTTCGCAGCCTTTATCGGATATAACTTTTACGACATAGTTTCCTGCCTCTGTTGCAGTAATTGTCTGCGAGGTTGAAGAAAATCCATTTGGCCCTGTCCAGCTATAAGTTTGTCCAGATACCCCCGAATTGATGGTTAAATCAGTAGAAGTATAAGAACAGAAAGCAGTTGCTCCTGTAATGGTAGCCGTTGGTTTTGGATTTTCGGTTACATTAAATGACCCAAACGAAATACATCCATTAATATCTATAACAGTTACGGTATAAATTCCAGAATTGGTTACTTCAATCGATGATGCTGTAGAACCTGTATTCCAAAGGTAGCTGGTATAATTATTTACCGACAATACAGCTTTAGAACCTTGACAGAACCCTACAGTATTATTAACTGTTGGAATAGGCTGTACGGTTACATTTACGGTTGCCGTAGAAGCACATCCAGAATTACCTTCTACTGAAACAGTATATACACCCGATGATGCTACCACTACGTTATTCAAGGTTGGGGTAGCCTGTGTAGAAGTAAACCCTGCTGGGCCAGACCACGCATAAGATTTGATTCCTGAACCTACCGTAGCATTAACTCGTAAGTTGATTGTACCACCAGTACAAGTAATATTTGGAGAAGCAAAAGCCGCCAAACTAAATGTTTCTGTAGTGAGAGCAATCGTTCCAACAGCCGAGCAACCATTATTTGTAACAGACACCTGATATGTTCCTGGATTACTTACGTTCACACTCGATGTAGTTGCAGTAAACGAATTTGGCCCTGACCAACTGTATATTCCTGTTGCATTAGTACTAAGCGTTACCTGACCTGCTGGACATATTACGGTATTTCCTAAAATAGTCACTACGGGATTTTCTTTAACCGTCAGCGTAGCAGTTGCCGAACCAATACAACCCAACGAGGTAGTTGCTACTACAGTATAAACACCGCTGAGGCTTGTACTTGCACTATTGGCAACGATTGGTTCTGCAATGGTTGAACTAAAGCCATTTGGCCCACTCCAAGCATAATTACTACCACCTGTTGCTACAAGTTTGGCTACACCACCAACGCATACTTCTATGTTGCTAGCTGTAATTGTTGCTGCAGGATTTACAGTTAATGAAGCCGTTGCAGTAGCAGTACATCCATTGGTATTAGTACCCACTACGGTATAAATCCCCTGAATATTGACAGAAGGCGAAGCTCCTGTTGCAGTAAAGCCATTTGGCCCACTCCAAGCATAACTTGTAGCTCCTTGGGCATTAAGGTTTGTTGAAAGTCCAGCACATACTACTCCTCCTGTTGCTGTTACCGTTGGTAATGGATTTACAATTACATTGACAGTAGCAGAAGCACTACAGATATTTCCATCCTTAACTGTAAGTGTATAAACACCTTCATTAATCTCATCGACATTGGTAATGGTAGGATTTTGTTGGGTTGAGCTAAACCCTGCTGGGCCAGACCATCCATAACTATTACCAGAGCCATTTCCTTTCAACTCAATAATACCACCTTTACAAACTTGTGAAGTAACTACTGTTGCAGCAACTGTTGGCTGAGCATACACCACAACATTGACGGTAGCCGTAGCTGTAGCAGCACAAGCGTTATTGGCTGTTACAGTTAAAGTATAAACACCACCTTGGGTAGTACTTGCAGAAGCAATAACGGGGTTTTGAACCGAGCTAGTAAATCCAGCAGGACCAACCCATGAGTAACTTGCTACTGTTGGCGAACCTGTTACCACTGTCGACAACTGGATTTGAGAGCCTGCACAATATGAGTTTTTATCAGCCGAAATAGCAATATTAGGAGCAGGACAATTGATACCTGCATCAATGGTTAAATTGATTGTGCCTGGCACTGTAATACTAATAACACCTGTTTTACCATCGGTGTCTACATCACTATCTTTGGTGCTGTCACCTCCTGCATTTTGTGGAGAGAATACATACGCAGGTGGCAAGGTAGTTTTATCGAATACTACTTTATAATCACCCAAACCAAGATTATCAAACAAATAATAACCCGTGCTTGAAGTTGTAGTAGTAGCCAACTCATTACCCAAAGCATCGGTCAAGGTAACTTTCATACCGCTTACTCCTGTTAATGTTCCATTCTGGATACCATCTCTATCTATATCATACCATACATAATCACCAATTTTTGAAGGTTTGAATAACCCAAAATCAACAGTAAGATTCGAGTTATTATCGCTGTCTCCATCGTTAGTTGGCTCAGAGAAATTAATAAGTGTCACTGGTTTTGTAATAATTTCTAAACCTACTGTACTACCGTTATCATCATCATTAATATCATCGTCAGGGTCTGGGGTATCAATACCCTCGTAAGGGCCAGTAGTATTTCCATTTTTACCTGTCGATGAAACATAACCTGCAGGAGCAATAATAGCTACCAAATAATTATCAGGCTCTAATCCTACAAATAAGTAATTCCCTGTACTTGAAGTGATTTTAGTATCTAATGCCGAGCCATCTGGCGTTCCATCGTTATTGGTATCGCGATAAAGCTTTACAGTAACACCTGCTATACCACTTTCACCATTGTCTTTAATACCATTATTATTCAAATCATTCCAAACTAAATCCCCCAATCTCAAGCATTTATCAAGAGTAATACTAATGGTAGTTGCTGCCGCACAACCATTGGCATCTGTAATGTTTACGGTGTAAACCCCTACGTGAATAGGCGATGCGTTGTTGATAGTTGAATTTTGAATTGTTGATGAGAAACCAGAACCCGCAGGGCCAGTCCACACATAACTACCACCAATACCCGCCCCATTGGCATACAAACTAATTGGAGCTCCTTGACAAATAATATTACCACCTTCGCTACTTGCTGTTGCAGAAGGAAGTGGGTTTATCCAAACAAATACTTGTGAAGTAGCAGTACAGCCAAAGCTATCAGTAGCCTTTACGG
The DNA window shown above is from Flectobacillus major DSM 103 and carries:
- the gcvP gene encoding aminomethyl-transferring glycine dehydrogenase, with translation MKINFQYQEKFENRHNNSNEADRKAMLETIGVDSIETLINQTVPAAIRLPQALNLPQAKSEADFLKDFKKLAQLNDTYKSHIGMGYYDTITPAVILRNILENPSWYTAYTPYQAEIAQGRLEMLLNYQTMIIDLTGMEIANASLLDEGTAAAEAMTMLHGQRKGNKKNAETIFVSELCHPQTIDVLITRATPLGIKVVVGDHRTVDLTQEDIYAVFLQYPATDGSVFDYTDLIASAHELSINVIVAADLLALTLLKSPGEMGADVVVGSSQRFGVPMGFGGPHAAFFATKDEFKRHIPGRIIGVSVDAEGNRALRMALQTREQHIRREKATSNICTAQVLLSVMASAYAIYHGPAGIKAIAEKVHGLTKLTALALEKLGYKVETEAYFDTIKVFVDEDEKRLRMEALANGINFRYYEDYRYIGISLDETCTLEDVETIIYVFEKIGKKEVELPTLFDQVDFAFPASLKRESTYLTHPVFNSYHSEHEMLRYLKQLENKDLSMVHSMISLGSCTMKLNATTEMIPVTWKEFGNVHPFAPKNQVSGYLKMIEDLNAWLSEITGFAQMSFQPNSGAQGEYAGLMVIRAYHESRGDFHRNVALIPSSAHGTNPASAVMAGMKVVVTKCDENGNIDVADLRAKAEQYADTLSCLMVTYPSTHGVFEESIKEICALIHENGGQVYMDGANMNAQVGLTSPATIGADVCHLNLHKTFCIPHGGGGPGMGPIGVAAHLAPFLPSHAVVKDSGGKLGISAVSAAPYGSASILTIPYAYIALMGGDGLTRATETAILNANYIKARLESYYPVLYTGSEGRCAHEMILDCRPFKLSAGVEAEDIAKRLMDYGFHAPTLSFPVAGTLMIEPTESESKAELDRFCDAMIAIRTEIAEVENGTADKASNVLKHAPHTQSVVLTEEWTRPYTREKAVFPLAYVKANKFWPTVSRIDSAFGDRNLVCACVPIEEYAQ
- a CDS encoding gliding motility-associated C-terminal domain-containing protein; amino-acid sequence: MMLKKAKYVFFAVLLVISASNVFSQTIEKDGRGICPNGSIRLYINNPNDYTGFSWQIFDVTSNSWSSYRNGSSTANSYDLSTSDAGDYRLIAVPKSGGANVVFNTVTVVNLTSPPSIITPANPVHQICKGDALVLNGNIETGVYYNWRLNAGALNVTVPTLNAKEEGDYTLEVIDQTTGCVTTSAPYKISYFPPLNPVITPVPAVCATSVPTFNINANPTGGIFAGTGIVNTTVGAFSPSAAGVGSHTVTYSLPQNNGCPNIVESVVVKVNNPEPKITSSTGGNEFCIGQPASLEASTGFTTYEWKKDGVVLPEITAKLAITSNGTYSVKVQDSDNCTVESSPFMATFENQVQPSITSIPSVCGTNHAAVPLVGLPVGGVFRVNEQPASTFDYAKLGIGTHEVKYQISGALTCLNGTVSQKVVIQRIPEVEFAGDIFMWKGAFTILQSNITDPGYLYEWLPNSYLNDATLATPQAKPDATTTYTLRVKSPYGCQDEADVNVVVFEKIWIPDAFSPNNDNVNDFWVLSGINAYPEAEVKIYDRWGGVIFYSKGIYTPFDGTQGGKQLPAGAYNYHIIPFPNMPSLELKGTMMVFR